One part of the Xylanimonas allomyrinae genome encodes these proteins:
- a CDS encoding MarR family winged helix-turn-helix transcriptional regulator, whose protein sequence is MDRSETEAEIFGSLFVLGQHLTRHTEAALVPFGVTSRQWLLLAVLTRAFPGQRPTLSQTAAVFGTSRQNVKKIAGQVAARGLVELLPDPSDGRTVRLAVTDKVSAVFDTTEAVAQQRAFLGAVFADLTDCEVATLFGLVSRCIDTLQRTDATGEVPA, encoded by the coding sequence ATGGATCGATCTGAAACTGAAGCCGAGATCTTCGGATCCCTGTTCGTGCTCGGCCAGCACCTGACACGGCACACCGAAGCGGCGCTCGTGCCGTTTGGGGTCACCAGCAGGCAGTGGCTGCTCCTGGCGGTACTGACCAGGGCCTTCCCGGGCCAGCGGCCCACGCTCAGCCAGACCGCCGCGGTGTTCGGCACGTCGCGGCAGAACGTCAAGAAGATCGCCGGACAGGTCGCGGCGCGCGGCCTGGTGGAGCTCCTTCCTGATCCGTCTGACGGTCGCACGGTGCGCCTGGCGGTCACCGACAAGGTCAGCGCCGTCTTCGACACCACCGAGGCCGTAGCCCAGCAGCGCGCGTTCCTCGGCGCCGTCTTCGCCGACCTGACCGACTGCGAGGTCGCCACCTTGTTCGGGCTGGTGTCGCGGTGCATCGACACGCTCCAGCGCACCGACGCCACGGGGGAGGTGCCCGCGTGA
- a CDS encoding integrase core domain-containing protein translates to MRPSVEPSVYTAKAYADLCTRYGVIQSMGAIGSSADNALAEAFNASYKRETLAGAPAFADVHTARRETFRWVNRYNTRRRHTAIGNVSPDAYERALTPSTTTITATITKAA, encoded by the coding sequence TTGCGACCATCGGTTGAACCCAGCGTCTACACAGCCAAGGCCTACGCCGACCTGTGCACCCGCTACGGCGTCATCCAGTCGATGGGCGCCATCGGGTCGTCTGCGGACAACGCGCTGGCCGAGGCGTTCAACGCGTCCTACAAGCGCGAGACCCTCGCCGGCGCCCCCGCGTTCGCCGATGTCCACACCGCACGCCGAGAGACGTTCCGGTGGGTCAACAGGTACAACACACGCCGCCGTCACACCGCGATCGGCAACGTCTCACCCGACGCCTACGAACGCGCCCTGACCCCGAGCACGACAACCATCACCGCTACGATCACCAAGGCTGCATAG